Proteins from one Chitinophaga oryzae genomic window:
- a CDS encoding RagB/SusD family nutrient uptake outer membrane protein, which produces MKRNSITLLFILSLWLAGCTRDFVDDSRPYNVLNPDIFPESMAQVDYFLNSPYANTHSVELFGFSGLGRFFYNLDHTGDLAWLGTSEWNELQVLRISAANSYSGAPWRGLYRGVQQARTFIDQIVPNYKTRKGNSLSPADTLALRYKLGEAYYLRAWHYFFLMNLYAQEVVVKGNGDNATPGVILFTSDVKIGDRQDEMRPRSTVKQCWDYVIADLRAAMAHLTDPNNGVKKTWEGADKGRIDYYAAEALLGRALMYEERWTEARDAFLDIVQNAGKSLMPFDDYYNMWNGNPKYSATENNNTEALHQISIARSGDNAMAGGSTASAVSLLITPFYDNGIPGGATPGYGNMFMHDRNLGRFGFPQQYYPAMKDLGTPGRSVQTAYIDSCRNMKTLKRYGTDPDPRLWVCAYQPWVDSVMNNTAKVAILPYGGGPETEYQLNQAQNTNIIKHGWSLRKFNLYDVQASQNPRMHSADFYFTRLPEIYLNLAECYWKISGNNTDANALNYINRVHRRAWNLPDNSSQAIDYTAITSGAQITKANLHPNRSDAGFRDQLALNALYYETWAETFGEAKWWFNVRRWELGPNEAKVYENSRAGAITWSSGNQYALPIIQTELDRNINCVQNQGY; this is translated from the coding sequence ATGAAACGCAACAGTATCACATTGTTATTTATACTCAGCCTTTGGCTGGCCGGATGTACGCGGGATTTTGTAGACGACTCCAGGCCATACAACGTGCTGAACCCGGATATATTCCCGGAAAGCATGGCCCAGGTGGACTATTTCCTGAACTCTCCCTACGCCAATACGCATAGTGTTGAACTATTCGGTTTCTCCGGCTTAGGAAGGTTCTTCTATAACCTCGATCATACCGGCGACCTGGCGTGGCTGGGCACCAGCGAATGGAATGAATTGCAGGTACTCCGCATCAGCGCCGCCAATAGCTATTCGGGCGCTCCCTGGAGAGGCTTGTACCGTGGCGTGCAACAGGCGCGCACCTTTATCGATCAAATCGTTCCCAACTACAAAACCAGGAAAGGCAATAGCTTGTCGCCCGCCGACACCCTGGCCTTGCGATATAAACTCGGCGAAGCCTATTACCTGCGGGCCTGGCATTATTTCTTCCTGATGAACTTATATGCCCAGGAAGTAGTGGTAAAAGGCAATGGCGACAACGCCACGCCCGGCGTAATTCTCTTTACATCCGATGTCAAAATCGGCGACCGCCAGGATGAAATGCGCCCCCGCAGTACGGTGAAGCAATGCTGGGACTATGTGATCGCCGATCTGAGGGCGGCCATGGCACATTTAACAGATCCGAATAACGGCGTCAAAAAAACCTGGGAGGGCGCAGATAAGGGACGTATCGATTACTACGCAGCAGAAGCTTTACTGGGCCGCGCGCTGATGTATGAAGAACGGTGGACAGAAGCCCGGGACGCTTTCCTGGATATCGTTCAAAACGCAGGGAAATCATTAATGCCGTTCGATGATTATTACAATATGTGGAATGGTAACCCTAAGTATTCCGCCACAGAAAATAATAATACCGAAGCCCTGCACCAGATCAGCATCGCAAGGTCCGGTGATAACGCCATGGCAGGCGGTTCTACTGCATCGGCGGTAAGCCTGCTCATTACGCCCTTCTATGACAACGGCATACCTGGCGGCGCTACGCCCGGTTATGGCAACATGTTTATGCACGACCGGAACCTGGGCAGGTTTGGATTCCCGCAACAATATTACCCAGCGATGAAAGACCTGGGCACGCCCGGCCGTAGCGTACAAACGGCTTACATTGACTCGTGCCGCAACATGAAAACGCTCAAGCGTTACGGCACAGATCCCGATCCGCGATTATGGGTATGCGCCTACCAGCCCTGGGTAGATTCCGTGATGAACAATACCGCGAAAGTGGCTATACTGCCTTATGGCGGCGGCCCGGAAACAGAGTACCAGTTGAACCAGGCACAGAACACTAATATTATTAAACACGGCTGGAGCCTTCGCAAGTTCAATTTATACGATGTGCAGGCCAGCCAGAACCCACGTATGCACAGCGCTGATTTTTACTTTACCCGCCTGCCGGAAATATACCTGAACCTGGCAGAATGTTACTGGAAAATCAGTGGCAACAATACCGATGCCAATGCGCTGAACTACATCAACAGGGTACACCGCAGGGCATGGAACCTGCCGGACAACAGCAGCCAGGCAATTGACTATACCGCCATAACATCAGGCGCCCAAATTACCAAAGCCAATCTCCACCCCAACCGGTCGGATGCCGGCTTCCGGGACCAACTGGCGTTAAATGCGCTCTACTATGAAACCTGGGCAGAAACCTTCGGAGAAGCAAAGTGGTGGTTTAACGTAAGAAGATGGGAGCTTGGCCCCAACGAGGCGAAGGTATACGAAAACAGCCGGGCAGGCGCCATCACCTGGAGCTCCGGTAACCAGTACGCCCTGCCGATCATTCAAACAGAGTTGGACAGGAACATCAATTGTGTACAAAACCAGGGATATTAA
- a CDS encoding glycoside hydrolase family 88/105 protein gives MKMIIRRGTAIGVFALLLAWTAGAQQPVDKIKKIGDKLIRETPFAYRLILPGRNPRLNNLHFVDFGRTFGKGKAAVAYAYTQLTFPRDTVITLETAHNDACRIWCNGSPVYEKKGNQDIEIKRDERSMTMPGSFTLHLKKGSNDLLIKSATSGKEWCVFLQPPSEKDAVVAGPRAYPEIGLKEVKHVDKSVSQLADWLVIGPFAPGIDTARPPEKEIRFGAMYPGLTTAVTWTIPKIEVLGDVIGAKEWGTTYQWNYHNGGVAWAMQQLGELTGEKKYNQWAANFCDFQMEGMPFVNHQVNRLRAYNSANAMVIGSRLLDFTLAPSLPLIYRLRKENGFKNENLYKTYIGKMMNYAQTGQIRSEGYTNYTRTTPEEYTVWVDDMFMGIPFLVQAGLYAADPAQKKAFLNDAASQVLDFSKHVWDKEAQLYMHANYSQRPQVKLPYWSRANGWAIWAMTEVLMALPKDHPKYKDILALYRTFSNSLVRYQAPEGFWHNVINRSDSPLEVSGTAIFTMAMARGVRLGWLDRKKFTPVVEKGWKAVASEIEEDGTVHKICIGTMCSADVEYYMHRPFFDNDTHGSFAVIFAGMEVQKMMDAR, from the coding sequence ATGAAGATGATCATCAGGAGAGGCACCGCTATAGGCGTATTCGCCCTGCTACTGGCATGGACCGCCGGGGCGCAGCAACCGGTAGATAAAATAAAAAAGATTGGCGATAAACTGATCAGGGAAACGCCCTTCGCTTACCGGCTGATATTGCCGGGGCGTAATCCCCGGCTCAACAACCTGCACTTTGTTGATTTCGGCCGCACATTCGGAAAAGGGAAAGCAGCGGTGGCTTATGCCTACACGCAACTCACGTTTCCCCGGGACACTGTTATCACGTTGGAAACAGCCCACAACGATGCCTGCAGGATCTGGTGCAACGGCAGCCCGGTATATGAGAAAAAAGGCAACCAGGATATCGAAATAAAAAGAGATGAACGCAGCATGACGATGCCGGGATCGTTCACCCTGCACTTGAAAAAAGGCAGCAATGACCTTTTAATTAAATCAGCCACCTCCGGTAAAGAATGGTGCGTATTCCTGCAACCACCCAGTGAAAAAGACGCAGTGGTGGCCGGGCCCAGGGCTTATCCGGAAATCGGGTTAAAGGAGGTAAAGCATGTTGATAAAAGTGTATCGCAACTGGCAGACTGGCTGGTGATTGGCCCCTTCGCGCCGGGTATTGACACAGCAAGACCGCCGGAAAAAGAAATCCGTTTTGGCGCTATGTACCCGGGCCTGACAACTGCCGTTACCTGGACCATCCCCAAAATTGAAGTGCTGGGAGATGTGATCGGCGCGAAGGAATGGGGCACCACCTACCAATGGAACTACCATAACGGCGGCGTAGCCTGGGCCATGCAACAACTGGGCGAACTGACCGGCGAAAAAAAATACAACCAGTGGGCGGCCAACTTCTGCGATTTCCAGATGGAAGGAATGCCCTTTGTCAACCACCAGGTAAATAGGCTCAGGGCCTATAATTCGGCGAATGCCATGGTCATTGGTTCCCGTTTGCTTGACTTTACCCTGGCTCCTTCCCTCCCCCTTATCTACAGGCTTCGCAAAGAGAATGGATTTAAAAATGAAAATCTCTATAAAACATACATCGGTAAAATGATGAACTATGCGCAAACCGGCCAGATCAGGAGTGAAGGCTATACCAACTATACCCGCACTACGCCGGAAGAATATACCGTATGGGTGGATGATATGTTTATGGGTATTCCGTTCCTGGTGCAGGCGGGATTGTATGCCGCTGACCCGGCACAAAAGAAAGCGTTTCTCAACGATGCGGCCAGCCAGGTACTCGACTTCAGTAAACATGTATGGGACAAGGAGGCACAGCTTTATATGCATGCCAACTATTCGCAGCGCCCGCAGGTGAAGTTGCCTTACTGGTCGCGGGCCAATGGCTGGGCCATCTGGGCTATGACAGAAGTGTTGATGGCCTTACCCAAAGATCATCCCAAATACAAAGATATCCTGGCCCTTTATCGAACCTTTTCCAACTCGCTGGTCCGTTACCAGGCCCCGGAAGGATTCTGGCATAACGTCATTAACCGCAGCGACTCTCCCCTGGAAGTTTCGGGCACAGCTATATTTACCATGGCCATGGCGAGAGGCGTCCGCCTGGGGTGGCTGGACAGGAAAAAGTTTACACCCGTAGTTGAAAAAGGATGGAAAGCTGTGGCATCAGAAATTGAAGAAGATGGCACCGTGCATAAAATATGCATCGGCACGATGTGTTCTGCCGATGTGGAGTATTACATGCACCGTCCTTTCTTCGACAACGATACCCATGGCTCCTTTGCTGTTATATTCGCCGGCATGGAAGTACAGAAAATGATGGACGCCCGGTAA
- a CDS encoding HlyD family secretion protein, giving the protein METKKDILDTVQLHSEGVQDILTLPPHWMIRWGNTVIMVILLLILLMSYVVKYPEFVPSKVIISSSNPPEKLEARTNSKVEEIFVEDHQKVTKDQLLLVLQSTADYRDVIRLRNIMDSLDSKALPHFPLAEVARFKLGEVQADYNAFAKALTDEQLYARLQPYSPDFAAAERSLTESRNRIRTLQQQKALEQKKYEVSKREFDRYQELFKEKVVSAAEMGQEKIKFLQAEQNIENLNVTISQLQESILGIEKTRSGVAISAQKDQINLSSQTAQLFEQLRRSVKSWEQNYLFTSSIDGVVGFQQFLGKNQFVKSGDILVAVMPEDKNMLIGRLQLPATNSGKVKEGQKVLLKLDNYPYQEFGSVQGKVKSIANTPDKDGNYYVNVILPDGLKTSFHKTLAFDKELKGNAEIVTQDLRLIERFFYQLRKLLRFE; this is encoded by the coding sequence TTGGAAACTAAAAAAGATATACTGGACACGGTGCAACTGCATTCTGAAGGGGTGCAGGACATTCTGACGCTGCCTCCGCACTGGATGATACGTTGGGGTAACACCGTTATTATGGTAATTCTGCTGCTCATTTTACTGATGAGCTATGTGGTCAAATACCCCGAGTTTGTACCTTCCAAGGTGATCATCTCTTCCAGCAATCCGCCGGAGAAACTGGAAGCACGCACCAATAGCAAGGTGGAGGAAATCTTTGTGGAAGACCACCAAAAGGTGACGAAGGACCAGCTCTTGCTGGTGTTGCAGTCCACCGCAGACTACCGGGACGTGATCCGCCTGCGCAATATCATGGATTCGCTGGATAGTAAGGCATTGCCCCATTTCCCCCTGGCGGAAGTAGCCCGGTTTAAGCTCGGGGAGGTACAGGCTGACTATAATGCTTTTGCCAAAGCGCTCACGGATGAACAGCTGTATGCCCGCTTGCAACCCTATTCTCCGGACTTTGCTGCGGCAGAAAGGAGCCTGACGGAGTCGCGTAACCGCATCCGTACCCTGCAGCAGCAAAAAGCGCTGGAGCAAAAAAAGTATGAAGTCTCCAAACGGGAGTTCGACAGGTACCAGGAACTGTTTAAGGAAAAAGTGGTGTCTGCGGCGGAGATGGGCCAGGAGAAAATCAAATTCCTGCAGGCAGAACAGAATATTGAAAATCTTAATGTTACGATTTCTCAGTTGCAGGAGAGTATACTGGGTATAGAAAAAACGAGAAGCGGTGTGGCTATCAGCGCGCAAAAAGACCAGATCAACCTGAGCTCACAGACCGCCCAGCTGTTTGAGCAATTGCGGCGGTCTGTTAAATCCTGGGAACAAAATTACCTGTTCACCTCTTCCATAGATGGAGTAGTAGGCTTTCAGCAGTTCCTGGGTAAAAACCAGTTTGTAAAGTCTGGCGATATACTCGTTGCCGTTATGCCGGAAGATAAAAATATGCTGATTGGCCGCCTGCAGCTGCCAGCCACCAACTCCGGTAAAGTGAAGGAAGGACAGAAGGTGCTGCTGAAACTGGACAACTATCCTTACCAGGAATTTGGCTCCGTACAGGGCAAGGTAAAAAGCATCGCCAACACCCCCGATAAAGATGGTAACTACTACGTGAATGTGATTCTCCCGGATGGCCTGAAAACCTCTTTTCACAAAACACTTGCCTTCGATAAAGAACTGAAAGGCAATGCAGAGATTGTTACGCAGGACCTACGGTTGATAGAACGTTTCTTTTATCAACTACGAAAATTACTTCGGTTCGAGTAG
- a CDS encoding peptidase domain-containing ABC transporter, with protein sequence MKLKKFPFYKQPDGKDCGPACIKIISKHYGRLTDIQAIRTLAETTREGSSLAGLSAAAEGLGFKSLAVKIDFPTLVEEAPLPCICHWGQQHFVVVYNIKKSGGRTLVHVSDPAYGLITYTRQEFIDGWMGKGKKENDEEGIALLLETTPEFYESETDTPARRKDISFLFSYFFRYKKLITQLTLGLLAGSVLSLIFPFLTQSIVDIGIQNHDLNFIYLVLLAQVMLFVGRTGIEVIRSWILLHLSSRINISIVSNFFIKLMKLPISYFDTRMTGDIMQRINDHQRIEQLMTNSSLNTLFSMVNLVIFSIVLLLYDYRLFLIYLLGGVLSVAWIAFFLKKRRDLDYKRFSQVSEEQSKVMELVNGMQEIKIYNAERQMRWGWEFMQVKLFKIHISALSLEQWQTVGSNFINQMKDIFVSFLAAKLVLDGNLTLGMMLAVQYIIGQLNGPLVQLMDFVKQVQDAKISLERLSEIHEKEDEERSDIQTVMDIPEQDIVLDNVSFRYVGAGSPVFENLSLRIPHRKTTAIVGASGSGKTTLLKLLMKFYDPVEGEIKIGHAPLKHVSPRYWRDQCGVVMQEGYVFNDTIAKNIAVGIDDIDRTQLRKAVEVACIKDFIESLPLNYNSKIGNEGIGISGGQKQRLFIARAVYKAPEYIFFDEATSALDANTEKAIMGNLEQFLKGKTAVIIAHRLSTVKNADKIIVLDKGRVVEEGSHDELVSLKKEYYRLVKNQLELGN encoded by the coding sequence ATGAAGCTGAAAAAATTTCCTTTTTACAAGCAGCCGGACGGGAAGGATTGTGGTCCTGCCTGTATCAAAATCATCAGCAAGCACTATGGCAGGCTGACAGATATACAGGCTATCCGTACCCTCGCGGAAACAACACGGGAGGGCAGCTCTTTAGCGGGATTGTCTGCGGCTGCAGAAGGATTGGGGTTTAAGTCACTGGCGGTGAAAATAGATTTTCCCACGCTGGTGGAAGAGGCGCCGCTGCCTTGTATTTGCCACTGGGGACAACAACATTTTGTTGTCGTTTATAACATCAAAAAATCAGGTGGACGTACCCTCGTTCACGTGTCCGATCCGGCCTATGGGCTGATCACCTATACCCGGCAGGAATTCATTGATGGTTGGATGGGCAAAGGAAAAAAGGAAAATGATGAAGAAGGAATTGCCCTGCTGCTGGAAACTACGCCCGAATTTTATGAATCAGAAACCGATACACCTGCCAGGAGGAAAGATATTTCTTTCCTCTTTAGCTATTTTTTCCGGTACAAAAAACTCATCACCCAGCTTACCCTCGGCCTGCTGGCCGGTAGCGTGCTGTCACTGATCTTTCCCTTTCTCACCCAGAGTATTGTAGACATCGGCATACAGAACCATGACCTGAATTTTATCTACCTGGTACTACTGGCACAGGTGATGTTGTTTGTAGGAAGGACCGGGATAGAAGTGATACGCAGCTGGATCTTGTTGCATCTGTCCAGCAGGATCAATATCTCCATTGTATCGAACTTTTTTATTAAGCTGATGAAATTGCCCATCAGTTATTTTGATACCCGCATGACGGGGGACATCATGCAGCGTATCAATGACCACCAGCGCATAGAACAGCTGATGACCAATTCGTCGCTGAATACGCTTTTCTCCATGGTGAACCTGGTGATCTTCAGTATTGTATTGCTGTTGTATGATTACCGGCTTTTCCTGATCTATCTGCTGGGCGGGGTATTGTCGGTTGCATGGATCGCTTTTTTCCTCAAGAAAAGAAGAGACCTGGACTACAAACGTTTCTCCCAGGTATCGGAGGAACAAAGCAAGGTGATGGAACTGGTGAATGGGATGCAGGAAATCAAGATATACAATGCTGAAAGACAGATGCGCTGGGGCTGGGAGTTTATGCAGGTAAAACTGTTTAAGATCCATATCAGTGCCTTGTCCCTGGAGCAATGGCAAACCGTTGGTTCCAATTTCATCAACCAGATGAAGGACATCTTTGTCAGTTTCCTGGCAGCCAAACTGGTACTCGACGGTAACCTGACGCTCGGCATGATGCTGGCAGTACAGTATATCATCGGTCAGCTGAATGGCCCGCTGGTACAGCTGATGGATTTTGTAAAGCAGGTACAGGATGCTAAGATATCCCTGGAAAGGCTGAGCGAGATCCACGAAAAAGAAGACGAAGAACGCAGTGATATACAAACGGTGATGGATATACCGGAACAGGATATTGTATTGGATAATGTTTCTTTCCGTTATGTGGGCGCTGGTTCCCCTGTATTTGAAAACCTGAGCCTGCGTATCCCGCATCGTAAAACCACTGCCATTGTCGGCGCCAGTGGTAGTGGTAAAACCACATTGCTGAAGTTGCTTATGAAGTTTTATGATCCGGTGGAGGGAGAAATAAAGATTGGCCATGCGCCCCTGAAACATGTTTCGCCGCGCTACTGGCGTGATCAATGCGGTGTGGTGATGCAGGAAGGGTATGTGTTCAATGATACTATCGCTAAAAATATAGCTGTGGGCATTGATGATATTGACCGGACACAGTTGCGCAAAGCGGTAGAGGTGGCGTGCATCAAGGATTTTATTGAAAGCCTGCCCCTGAATTACAATTCAAAGATCGGCAACGAAGGTATCGGTATCAGCGGTGGCCAGAAACAACGCCTCTTTATTGCCCGTGCTGTCTATAAAGCACCGGAGTACATCTTCTTCGATGAAGCTACCAGCGCGCTGGATGCCAATACGGAAAAGGCTATCATGGGTAACCTGGAACAGTTTCTCAAAGGGAAAACAGCGGTGATCATCGCTCACCGCCTGTCAACTGTGAAAAACGCAGATAAAATCATCGTACTGGATAAAGGAAGGGTGGTAGAAGAAGGTAGTCACGACGAATTGGTGTCGCTCAAAAAAGAATATTACAGGCTGGTAAAAAATCAATTGGAACTTGGAAACTAA
- the gwsS gene encoding grasp-with-spasm system SPASM domain peptide maturase, giving the protein MEYLNIYANCQLVKGANMSLLCDLQMRRFYHLPNDTAEVLLFLQQYSIDECIAHYGEDNREAITGYVDFFVSRELGFIDDRILPELTAMELTWDRFADITNVVIEYQETIDYTGPFFRELLDQHLEGLEIRFYQPVALPELKELLALFSDSTLRHIKLVLPYDKSLNIATLDELVKKHQRVKSLLLHSSPEEKLEKIFSDSVPVYYFTGEINSCMACGEIRAHHFTVNTELFTESLRFNSCLNRKLSIDQQGFIKNCPSMRENYGHVADTSLQAVLDNKTFNRYNHIRKDDIAVCKDCEFRYVCTDCRAYIENPQDIYSKPLKCGYNPYTNNWEEWAQHPMKQAAIEWYGMAEIIK; this is encoded by the coding sequence ATGGAATATCTAAATATATACGCAAACTGTCAACTGGTAAAGGGCGCCAATATGTCGCTGCTCTGTGATCTGCAAATGCGCCGGTTTTATCACCTGCCGAATGATACCGCTGAAGTGTTGTTGTTCCTGCAACAATATTCCATCGACGAATGTATCGCGCATTATGGGGAAGATAACCGGGAAGCTATCACCGGTTATGTGGACTTCTTCGTCAGCCGTGAGCTGGGATTCATCGATGACCGCATCCTGCCGGAGCTTACCGCAATGGAGCTCACCTGGGACCGCTTTGCGGATATTACCAATGTTGTTATTGAATACCAGGAAACCATCGACTATACCGGACCATTTTTCCGTGAGCTGCTGGACCAGCACCTGGAAGGGCTGGAGATCCGGTTTTATCAGCCGGTGGCGCTGCCTGAACTGAAAGAGTTACTGGCATTGTTCAGCGATTCCACGTTGCGGCATATCAAACTGGTACTGCCCTACGATAAAAGCCTGAATATAGCCACACTGGACGAACTGGTGAAAAAACACCAACGGGTAAAATCCCTGTTGCTGCATAGTTCACCGGAGGAAAAGCTGGAGAAAATATTCTCGGATTCTGTACCGGTATACTATTTCACCGGAGAAATCAACTCCTGCATGGCCTGCGGCGAAATACGCGCCCACCACTTTACGGTGAACACGGAACTATTCACCGAAAGCCTGCGTTTTAATAGCTGCCTGAATCGTAAACTGAGTATAGATCAGCAGGGATTTATCAAAAACTGTCCTTCTATGCGGGAGAATTATGGCCATGTGGCAGACACCTCCCTGCAGGCAGTGCTGGACAATAAAACGTTTAACCGTTACAATCATATCCGTAAAGACGATATCGCTGTTTGTAAAGACTGTGAATTCCGGTATGTATGTACGGACTGCCGGGCTTATATTGAAAATCCACAGGACATCTATTCAAAACCCCTGAAATGCGGGTACAACCCATACACCAACAACTGGGAAGAATGGGCGCAACATCCGATGAAACAAGCCGCTATCGAATGGTATGGAATGGCAGAGATAATCAAATGA
- the gwsG gene encoding grasp-with-spasm system ATP-grasp peptide maturase, translated as MSKKILILSQSYLESTTDQVCQWMDYLKIPYRRLNGEDFFRFQQLSDLPDNTETAVVWYRRKIAHFPAEFSLKQPDFNSQYTLKRFLVDEFNGLHSFLFHSIDAQKWLNDPLSEKNLNKLQVLHLARRLNISTPFTEVVTTKTKIMALLEQYPALIVKPLSECILLEDTERRAFKMLTSTIDQKSLGAVPETFFPSLVQERIVKKFEIRTFYLDGVCYSMAIFSQNNRKTTDDFRNYDNHRPNRTVPYKLPADLEHKLDQLMKILRFRTGSIDLMVDMQGNYHFLEINPEGQFGMVSHPCNYYLEKKFARLLHQSVLHEKEIHQQPENKENTAPATVFSEAE; from the coding sequence ATGTCTAAAAAGATACTCATATTAAGTCAGTCCTACCTGGAAAGTACTACAGACCAGGTTTGCCAATGGATGGACTATTTGAAAATACCTTACCGGCGGTTGAATGGTGAAGATTTCTTCCGGTTTCAACAGCTTAGTGATCTGCCGGATAATACAGAAACTGCCGTGGTTTGGTACCGCAGGAAGATCGCTCACTTTCCGGCGGAGTTTAGCCTGAAGCAACCGGACTTTAACAGCCAGTACACCCTGAAACGTTTTCTGGTAGACGAATTCAACGGCCTGCATTCTTTTCTGTTTCATTCCATTGATGCCCAAAAATGGCTGAACGATCCCCTGTCCGAGAAAAACCTGAATAAACTGCAGGTGTTGCATTTGGCCCGCCGATTAAACATCTCCACGCCTTTTACAGAAGTGGTGACTACCAAAACAAAAATTATGGCTTTGCTCGAACAATACCCTGCATTGATTGTAAAGCCCCTCAGCGAATGTATTTTACTGGAGGATACCGAGCGCCGGGCTTTCAAAATGCTGACCAGCACCATCGATCAAAAGAGCCTGGGCGCAGTGCCGGAAACATTTTTCCCCTCCCTGGTACAGGAAAGGATTGTCAAAAAGTTTGAGATCAGAACTTTTTACCTGGATGGTGTATGTTATTCCATGGCCATCTTCTCCCAAAACAACCGGAAAACAACGGATGATTTCCGGAATTATGATAACCATCGGCCCAACAGGACCGTCCCCTATAAATTACCCGCTGACCTGGAACATAAACTGGACCAGCTCATGAAAATACTGCGCTTCCGCACGGGGTCCATCGACCTGATGGTGGACATGCAGGGGAACTATCATTTCCTCGAAATAAACCCGGAAGGTCAGTTCGGCATGGTGTCCCATCCCTGCAACTATTACCTGGAAAAAAAATTCGCACGGTTACTTCATCAATCTGTTCTCCATGAAAAAGAAATACATCAGCAACCTGAAAATAAAGAAAATACTGCCCCTGCCACTGTATTTTCTGAAGCAGAGTGA
- a CDS encoding GNAT family N-acetyltransferase yields the protein MQTIITLTGKHDVTLKAITRGDLQDLAVLANDPAVAANLRDSFPSPYSLKDAETFFALLQNGQSEPTWGIYEKDKIAGVITLSRQADIYRHSAEIGYWLGAPYHGKGIMTEAVALLTDYAFREMNTYRIYAGIFAGNEASKKVLLKNGYHLEAVKEKAIIKQGRLMDEHLIVKLNC from the coding sequence ATGCAAACAATTATCACCCTCACGGGAAAACACGATGTTACGCTGAAAGCCATTACCCGCGGCGACTTACAGGACCTCGCCGTACTGGCCAACGACCCGGCTGTTGCGGCTAATCTGCGGGACAGCTTCCCGTCGCCGTACTCACTGAAAGATGCGGAGACGTTCTTCGCGCTGCTGCAGAACGGTCAATCGGAGCCCACCTGGGGCATCTATGAAAAGGATAAAATTGCCGGTGTGATCACGCTGTCACGACAGGCGGACATCTATCGCCATTCGGCGGAGATTGGCTACTGGCTGGGCGCGCCTTATCACGGCAAGGGTATCATGACGGAAGCGGTGGCGCTGCTGACGGACTACGCTTTCCGGGAAATGAACACCTATCGCATCTATGCAGGTATATTTGCCGGTAATGAAGCGTCAAAGAAAGTCTTATTAAAAAACGGGTATCACCTGGAGGCGGTCAAAGAGAAAGCGATTATTAAACAGGGCCGCCTGATGGACGAACATCTCATCGTTAAACTGAACTGCTGA
- a CDS encoding DUF6597 domain-containing transcriptional factor: MRNTARVIFENETGHPLRIAYPSPALCSLVEYYFEIDLSHATAMQSMKGLPAVTTLLAFPLRPTAWTSVDDANGRVLRLQHSQFLGHLTHSYSSLYAPGTLIFFIKLKPGAAARLFRCPPAELENSQLPLPFLSRDTGLFKNTCLEEQLTAATHFADRVRHCEHALQLTLVELPDTDHRFDMVAHCLRKFESLQLKDEKGLQHLCGSLHVTYASLRRYFLSTLGVTPKFAQKTIRFKKALQEYRSCGYNFYYEDFGYTDFSHFAKDARALTGSSPLEL; encoded by the coding sequence ATGCGCAACACAGCAAGGGTCATATTTGAAAATGAAACAGGGCATCCGCTCAGGATCGCCTATCCTTCTCCTGCGCTGTGTTCCCTTGTTGAATATTACTTTGAGATAGACCTGTCTCATGCCACGGCTATGCAATCCATGAAAGGGCTGCCGGCGGTGACGACGCTGCTGGCTTTTCCCCTGCGCCCCACGGCATGGACTTCCGTCGACGATGCCAATGGCAGGGTGCTCCGGTTGCAACATTCGCAGTTCCTCGGGCATCTCACCCATTCTTACAGCAGCCTGTACGCCCCCGGCACCCTGATATTCTTTATAAAATTAAAACCCGGGGCCGCTGCCAGGCTTTTCCGCTGCCCTCCGGCTGAACTGGAAAACAGTCAGCTGCCCCTGCCCTTCTTATCGAGAGATACGGGCCTCTTTAAAAACACCTGCCTGGAAGAACAACTGACTGCGGCCACTCATTTTGCGGACCGCGTCCGGCACTGTGAACACGCCCTGCAGCTGACGCTGGTGGAGCTTCCCGATACCGATCACCGGTTCGACATGGTGGCGCACTGCCTCCGTAAATTTGAATCGTTGCAGCTAAAGGACGAGAAAGGGCTGCAACATCTCTGTGGCAGCCTGCACGTCACCTACGCGTCTTTGAGAAGATACTTCCTGTCAACACTGGGCGTAACGCCCAAATTTGCACAGAAGACCATCCGCTTTAAAAAAGCCCTGCAGGAATACAGGTCCTGCGGATATAACTTCTATTATGAAGATTTTGGTTACACCGATTTTTCACACTTTGCCAAAGATGCCAGGGCGCTTACCGGGAGTAGTCCCCTGGAGTTGTAA